The proteins below are encoded in one region of Silene latifolia isolate original U9 population chromosome 2, ASM4854445v1, whole genome shotgun sequence:
- the LOC141630140 gene encoding uncharacterized protein LOC141630140 has translation MRRGKDIDLNEILVQTEWMGVCRKAMQSLQNRHWGMDLVLNMYGVTCTYDRNDILYLPSTVQYDKPSLSPKNGNIVWCPHLKMHYKPENGATIYKVFFTIGNGNHWFACMSDIKKQENYILDSCKPNTKNIDDMEEYNSYMEDIVWTLLLVLYLCFVIISYD, from the exons ATGAGAAGGGGTAAAGACATCGA TTTAAATGAGATTCTTGTGCAAACTGAGTGGATGGGAGTGTGTCGAAAAGCAATGCAAAGTTTGCAAAATCGTCACTGGGGAATGGATTTG GTGCTTAATATGTATGGTGTGACGTGCACATACGATAGAAATGATATTCTCTACTTACCATCAACAGTGCAG tatGATAAGCCCTCATTAAGTCCTAAGAATGGAAACATTGTCTGGTGCCCTCATCTTAAGATGCACTACAAGCCTGAAAATGGAGCAACTATTTATAAG GTTTTTTTCACGATTGGCAATGGTAATCATTGGTTCGCTTGTATGTCTGACATCAAGAAGCAGGAAAACTATATTTTGGACTCATGCAAGCCAAATACAAAAAATATAGACGATATGGAGGAGTATAATTCTTATATGGAGGATATCGTCTGGACTCTACTCTTGGTGTTATATTTATGCTTTGTTATTATCAGTTATGATTGA